ATGGAGCGGGCGCGCTCCGCCGCGAGGTCTTCCGCCCGGCGGCCCGACAGCCGCAGCTCCAGGGTGCCGATCCGCCGCGTCACCCCCTGCCCGGGAAGGGTGCGGTCGAGGACGACCCGCTCGGCGACGATCCCCGGGCCGGCGGCGGACAGGTCCCCCAGGGCCGCAACCGGCACGCCGTCGCCGTCGAGGATGGCGACGGCGACGAAGTCGGGATCGCGCGCGACCGGCAGGATAAGCTCGCGGGCCGCCGCCACATCCACGTGCCAGAGGATTTCCGCCGCCCCTCCCGCCAGCATCTGGGCGATCTGCCGGGCACGGCCGGCCAGCGCCGCGTCGGCGTCTCGGCTGGTGAAATCGATCGCCGCCAGCGCCGCCACGGCCACCGCGAGCATCAGCGGCAGGCAGATCAGGGCCAGGGTCCGCACCAGCAGGCCGTTCCACGGCGGCACCGCCAGGCCGGACGGCGCCGCGCCGGAAGAAGCCTCCGCCCCCCGGTGCATCGGCGTCAAGCGGCCTGGAGCTTGGACACGAAGCCCTGCACCCGATCCTGGAGCGAGCCGAAAGACTGCTCGAGCGTCTGGATCGCCTCCATCAGGTCCACGGCGGCCAGGCCGTTCCGTTCGGCGGACCCCGCCACCTCGCGCACGTTCTCCTGAAGCTCCTGGGTGCCCTGGGCGGCGCTGGTGACCGCCCGGCTGATCTCCGACGTGGCGGCGTTCTGCTCCTCGACCGCCGCCGCGATCACCGAGCTGATGCGCGAGACGTTGTCGATGATGTTGGCGACCTCCGTGATGTCGGCGGCGGTGCCGTCGGTCGATGCCTGGATCGCCCCGATATGCTGGGTGATCTCGCCGGTGGCGCGGGCGGTCTGGGCGGCGAGCTGCTTGACCTCGTTGGCGACCACGACGAAGCCCTTGCCGGCCTCGCCGGCGCGCGCCGCCTCGATGGTGGCGTTCAACGCCAGCAGGTTGGTCTGGGCCGCGATGGAGTTGATCAGGCTGACCACGTCGCCGATCCTGCCGGCGGCGCCGACCAGGTTCTTGACCTTCTCCACGGCCTCCTGGGCGCGCCGCGCCGCCTCCATCGAGACGGTGTGGGAGTTCAGCGAGCGGGCGGCGATCTCCCGGATCGAGGCGGCGAGCTGCTCCACCGCGGCGGCCACGGTCTGCACGTTGGCGCTGACCCGGTCCGCCGCGACCGACGCGGCGCCCGACATGTGGCTGTTGCTGTCGGCCGTCCCGTGGACCACCGTCGCGGACGAGGCCATCGCGGACGAGGTGCTCTCCAGCAGGGACAGGACGCCCCGGACGTCGCATTCGAAGGTCTCGGCCACGTCCCGCAGGGATTTGCGCCGGGCCAGCTCGGCCTCCTGCTTCAGGCGCTCGCGCTCCTGCTCGAGACGCGTCTTCTCGATCGCGTTGTCGCGGAAGGTGACGACCGCGGCGGCCATGCGCCCGATCTCGTCGCGCCGGCGGGTCGCCGGGATGTGGGTATGGACGTCGCCCTCGGCCAGCGCCGTCATGGTCCCGGTCATGATCTCGATGGGCCGGGTGATCCGGCGCAGGATGATGGTCAGCGCGAGCAGCAGGCAGACCATGGCGATCACGCCGACCAGGACGATCCGCCCGGTCGTCCGCTCGATCCTGGCATAGACGCCCTTCAGGCTCACCGCCAGTTCCAGGGTGCCCACGGTCTTGCTCTTGGTCCCTTGGCCGTAGACCACCGGCGCGCTCTCCACGATCAGGTCGGCGTTGGCCGCCCGGACGTCGCCATGTTCCGCGAAGACCGACCCGTCGGCACCGGTCAGCCGGCTGTAGACATAATCGTCGTCGGAGGCGAGCGCCCCCAGGAGCCCGATCGCCGCCTGGTCGTCCATGTTCCACATGATCTCCCCGCTGCCGCCGGACGCGATGGTCGCGAGCAGCCGGGCACGTTCCGCGAGGTCTTCGCGAGCCAGGTTCCGCGACATGGTCGAGAGGCCGACGACGGTCACGGCCGCGAGGGCGACCAGCAGGATGGTGATCTGCGCGAGAGCCTGCACGGCGAAGCTTCGGCGGAATATGGTGAGCATTGCGAATTCCGTTCTGGACCAGATGCGGCTATGCCCCGGGGGCGCAGGCAAAGCGGTCCCTGCGCGCGGGTTACGACGAAAGGAGTATGCTCAGCCGAAGCGACTCTTTTTTGTCAATTTCTTGAAATGTGCAGTCACCCGGCGGGCGACTTTCCATGCCGCGCGGTTTTCCGCGGATCTCCGGCGGGGAGCATGGGTGCGCGGTATCATCGCAGCCCCTCCCGAGGTTAAGATCCGGCTGGGAAAATGAAGAAAGCGAAAGGGAGGAAAGCCATGCCGGCGACACCGGAACCATTCCGGCTGCACGTGCCCGACGATGCGGTCGCGGACCTGCGCGACCGCCTGGGCCGGACCCGCTTTCCCGACCAGGCGCCCGGCGAGCCCTGGGCCTTCGGGACCGACGTGGAATGGATGCGGGCGTTCACGGCCTATTGGCGGGACGGCTTCGACTGGCGGGCGCAGGAGTCGCTGCTCAACGGGTTTCCCCAGTACAGGGTGCCGCTGCACGGGATCGACCTGCATTTCCTGCATGTTCCGGGAAAGGGCGCGGACGCGATGCCGCTGCTGCTGTCGCACGGCTGGCCCGGATCGGTGTTCGAGTTCCTCGACCTGATCCCGCGCCTGACCGACCCCGCGGCCTTCGGCGGCGATCCGGCCGACGCCTTCACGGTGGTGGCGCCGTCCCTGCCCGGCTTCGGGCTGTCGTTCGCTCCGGGGCAGAAGCGCTTCGGCGCCGAGGAGATCGCCGACTGCTTCGCCGAGCTGATGACCGGGGTGCTCGGATACGACCGCTTCGGCGCCCAGGGCGGCGACTGGGGAGCCTTCGTCTCGTCCCGGATCGGCTATGCCCACCGGGACCGCGTGACGGGGATCCACCTCAACCTGATGCCGCTGCGGCGCGACCCGGCGATGGTCGAGTCCCCCACCCCGGAGGAGCGCCGCTACCTGGAGGAGCTGAAACTCTTCCTGAAGGAGGAGACGGGCTACCAGTGGATCCAGGGGACCCGGCCGCAGACCCTGGCCTTCGCCCTGACCGACAGCCCGGCCGGGCTGGCCGCCTGGATCGCCGAGAAGTTCCGGGCCTGGTCGGACTGCGGCGGCGACGTGCTGTCGGTGATCGACCGCGACCGCCTGCTGGCCAACATCGGCCTGTACTGGTTCACCGGGGCGATCGGGTCGTCCTTCTGGCCCTATTACGCCCGCATGCACGGCCCCTGGCCGATCCCGGACGGCGGCACGGTCGACGTGCCGACCGGCTATTGCCAGTTCCCGACCGAGATCCTGCGCCCGCCGCGCTCGATGGCGGAGCGCACCTTCACCGACATCCGGCGGTGGAGCGTGATGGAGCGCGGCGGCCATTTCGCGGCGCTGGAGCAGCCCGACGCGCTGGCCGGAGAGATCCGCGCCTTCTTCCGGCCGCTGCGCGGGTGACCGGGCTTCCGGCGGTCGGGCCCGGTCAGTCCTGGAAGGGGAACTCGCCCAAGCGCTGCCACGGTCCACCGAGATAGCGCCACAGCAGGAGGCTCTCGCCCATGACCTGGAACGGCTCGAAGCCGGCTTCAAGCCGTTCGAACAGGGCGCGCGCCTCGGCCGGGTCGGCCTTGTTCTGGATCGTGACATGGGGACGGAACGGCTGCCGGTCCTGGGGTGTCAGGCAACCTGCCCAGCGGGCCGCCAGCGCCGCGCGGAGTTCCGCCAGACCGGGGGCGTCGAAGGCGTAGGCGACGCCTTTTCCCAGGAAGCGCAGCCCCGTCGCCCGCAGTGGCGGGCGGGCGCGCCCGGCCAGCACGTCCCGGAGCGCGGCGGCGATCCCGGCCGGATCCTCTCCGGGCAGGTGGTGGAACAGCGTGAGATGCGCAGGCAGGAAGTTCCGTTCCGCCGGGAAATGCGCCCGACGCAGCGCATCCAGGCGGCTGAACGACCCGGCGTCCATCCCCAGCGTCAGGATCAGGGGAGCCGGCCCGCCCCGTTCCGTCACGCCCCCTCCCCCTCTCGAACGGCTGCGGCGAGTCGTCCCATGAATTCACCCGAGGCAATACCATGGCGGGCAATGCCCAATCCTTCGGCAATATAACAAGATATATCAATTTGTTTAGATGTGGGCTTGCTATGCTCTGACATTTCGCCATCAGTCTTTCGGAAGGCTGGAGATATTAACCGCTCGTCAATTCATTCCTTATAAATTGAAGCTATCGCAAGACAAAGAGCCCGAAAGCCATGCCCTCCTCCGCTTCCCAGCCATCCCCGGTTACTCCCCTTTCCGCCGCCTCTTCCGTCGAGCAGCTCCATGCCGAGTACGCGGCTGCCCGCGACCAGGTGCTGCGGCAGACCAACTCGACCCATGTGAGCGAGTGCCTTGACGCCATCCGCCCGCTGTGGGCCGCGTACCAGGCCAAGCTCGCGGCGCTCGCTTCCGTCGGGCAGACAGTCGAGGAACCCGTCCTGGTCCGGCTGTCCGCCTGACAGGCGATATGGGCCGCTTCCGGGCGAAGGCCAGGCTCCTCTCCTCATCGTCATGACCGGGCTTGCCCCACGTCTGTCCGGCACGGTACTCGCTTATTCTGCGAAAGGGTTAATTTCGGGCACAAGCACTCCGTTTTCGTCATGGCCGGACTTGATCCGGCCATCTTTCGCGGGAAGCATCGAAGCCTCCATGCCTTGAGATCCGCGGGTCAAGCCCGCGGATGACGAACCGAAGGAGAAAACAGTCGCCAGGAATGTTCTCAATAGTCGATGGGCAAACAACGTGCCGGACAGCCGTGGACTTGATCCGGGCATCTCCGGCCACGGAGCCGTGGCGAGGCCTGCGATAGGATGGCCGGAACAGGCGGGGTGATGCGTTGGGCCGCGTCCCGACATATCCGGGGTATCGAAGGTGCCGCCGGGGTGGCGGCGAACATCAGGCCGCCGCTCGCCGCCGCACCGCCTCCAGGACATGGATAACCTCGGCCGCCCGCTCCGGACCGAACACGCCGTCGATCCCAAGCGGGTTCAGGTCGGTGAACTGGCTTTCGTACAGGGCGCCCGGCTCCACGGTGCCGCGCTCGGTCAGGTGATCGATCACCATGCCGAGGAACTCGATCTGGTTCGCCGTCAGGTTCCGGCCGGCCTCGAACTCGGCGAATGCCCGTTTCCCCGCCTCCCGACCAGGCTCTTCTCCCAGATCTCTGCCATGCCGAACTCCTCGGCCCAGGGCGCCACCTCCTCCTCGGTCGGCGTTCCGCGGATCGGGTCGCAGGACGAAGGTGCCGAAGAAGGGTGCGACCTGCCGGACCGCGTCCAGCACCGTCTCCAGCGTTTCCGGGAATTCCTCCTGAAGGGGATGGAGGAAGGCCGGCAGGTTGCCGCCGTCGGCGTCCAGCACGTCCGGCGGCATCCCCCGAGCGCTGATGCGGTGTGCCGGGCTCGCCCCCGTCATGAACCTCCCCGTCCACCCCCCCGGTCCCGGATCGATCCGGGACCGGGGGATGCGCCGCGGGCTTCGATCGCGACGGATTCAGGCCGCCGGCAGGTTCGCCGGCATGGGGAGGTAGCGCCGCTCCAGCTCGGCCAGCAGGGCGCGGAGCCTGTCCGCCGTCTCCTGCACCCGATCCTGCGTGGTCCAGTCCGGAAGGTCTTCGCGCGGCACCGGCGGCGTCGCGCCGACCTTTACCAGGTTGACCGCTTCGGTGGGATCGTTGACCAGGTCGTAAAGCTCCCACTGGTCCGCCTTCCCGCCCGAGGGGTCGAAGTAGCGGGACAGCTTGGAATCCCCGGTCCTGACGCAGCGGACATGGTTGGGCTGGCACACCGGGCCCGACGCCAGGTTCGGCACGGGTCCCTTGCCGTCGGAGCCCAGCCGCACCGAGTCCACCACGGCCTTGAACAGCTCGTAGTTCGCATAGCCGCTGGGGTTGGTCTCTTCCGCGCCGGGCAGCGGTTCGGTGATCTCGTCGTCGGTGATGAAGAGCACGCCCTGGCGCGGCGTGCCGTCCGCCTCGGTCACGGTCTCGCTGTCGCCCTGCAGCAGCGGCGCCAGGTCGGCTCCGGGCAGCGGCGGCACGGGATGATGCGTCTCGGACAGCTCGCGGCCGATCTTCTCCCGTTGCGCCGGGCTGACTCCGGCGAGGCCCAGCACGGTCGGCACGATGTCGGCGTGGCTGGTCACGGCGTCCACCTGCCGCATCGAGCCGTCGCCGTCGCGGTCTTCCGGCATCAGGACGACCATGGGCACGCGCACCGCCTCTTCATAGGCGATGTGCCACTTCTCCATCATCATGCCGTGCGCGGCGCCGAGTTCGCCGTGGTCGCTGGTGAAGATCACGATCGTGTTGTCCGCCTGGCCGGACTCCTCCAGCGTCTTCAGCACCCGCTCGATATGGGGATCGACGGCCGAGAAGGTCCAGCCGTAGAACTGCAGGAACTGGAGGGAAGCCTGCTCCTTGTCCGGGTACAGCGCGAACGGGATCGAGAACCGCAGCGCCAGATCGACGCCCGCCTCGGTCCGGACCCCGTCGTCCCGACCGGCCGGCGCGAGCGTGCCGTAGGCCGACACGGAAGAGAGGGTCAGCCCGACCTTGTACGCGGAGTCGAAGTGGCAGTCGGGCTTGTTGTTGGCCGGCAGGTCTTCGTCCTGGGTCGGCGAAGCCGTGGCGCAGTCCTGGGGGAAGCCCAGCGGGTTCAGCGGGACCTGCATGGTGCCGTTGACCGGCGGCATCGAGAGGTCGCCCTGCGCCGGCACAGTCAGCGGCCCGAACAGCGACTGGGTCTGCGGCGCCGGTACCGTCCCCGGATCGGCGTCCGACGGCAGCGCCATCGCGATCACCGTCGGATATGTCGCGATGTCATGGGGATTGGTGAAGGAGACCACGGCGAGCCAGGGTCGGTCCGTAAGTTCCTCCGCGGGGGAATCCGCCCCGTCCTCGGCCTTGGAGGCGACGTAATTGTAGTTCAGCGCCAGGCCCTTGCGGTGCAGGAAGCTGCAGGCCTCGTCCGCGAAGCCGTAGTCGCGGTAGACGCCGAGATTGTTGGGGCTGGCGCCGTGGGGGTCGGGATAGCAGGTTTCCCAATTGCTGAAGCCGTAGGACTGGAGCGACGAGGACGAGTGGTGCAGGTGCCATTTGCCGAAATAATGGGTCGAATAGCCCGCCCCCCGCATCCAGTCGCCCAGGGTCGGAATGCCATCGGCCTTCAGCCAGTGGAAGTCCGGCTCGTCGCCGCTCTTGAACATGCCGTCGGTCTGGGTGACTCCGGTGCGGGTGCCGTATTGCCCGGTGAACATCACGGCCCGGCTCGGAGTGCAGGCGCTCGACGCGATGGTGTGGTTGCGCAGCACCACGGCGTTCTTCCGCAGCCGGATCAGGCCGGGGAAGAACTTGGCGAAGGGGTTGGAGTCGTCCACCTCGCCCCGGAAGCCGAGGATGTCGTCGAGTTCCGCCGGAAACCCGGCTTGCGGACCGCCGAGGCACGGATACCGGTACTGATCGCACATGATCAGCAGGATGTTGGGGCGGGTGTCGGTTCGTGAGCCGGGCATGTAGAACTCCGTCGGGCAAGATTTTTCGGGACGAGGGAGGTAAGAGCCAAGAAATAAAATGATAATGGCGCAGAAAATAATGAACTTTCAATAAAATATTTCTGACCCGAGGCCGATTTGAGCTTGTGTATCGAAGTAATATTCAGTCCCCTGTGAATTGGTTACCCCGGTATGTTGTTGTAACAATTCACCTGCTCGGAACAATGTTGTTAATTAGGGACTAAAATTCCGATCTTATCGAAGCCTGGATTTCAGAATGATGGGAAAATGGCCGCGGTGGCTCATGAAGACTTGCAGCCTTCCTCTCCACAAAGCTCAGGCGCCGGCTTGTCCCGGTAATCTTCGCATGCACCACGTCGGCGCTTCGTGCCGAAAGGTACGTGGGTCAAACCCGTGAATGGCGTATTTGAAGTGGAAGCCGACAAGTTTTCATGATCCGAGAAATCGATTTGCACCGACCATGCCGGACAAGCGTGGAAGGGGGCCGGCACTGCCGGATCGCGCGGCGGGGCGCAGCCGCCGGTTCTGGGGACACGGATCGGCTGGCGGCTGAACAGACGGATCAACCGGTGCGCCTCGCCGTTTCCGCGGCGTTTCGATGAAGTGCCGGGACGTGCGGAACTGGCCGGCACCCGCGGAGACCTGCCGCTTCAAGCCCCTCCCCCCCCCGGCGCGCCGCGTTTTTTCACATGCATATGAAACTGTTAAGCATCCTGAGGTATACGGTATAACGGCATCATAGACCTGCCCAAGGTACTATTTCCGTTCCTCAAGGTGTCTTCTTGCTCTCGCCTCTATGTCCCTGCTGCCGGAATTCCGGGTATCCGATCGGCCAGATCGATCTTGGTGAAAGTTGCAACGATGCATTCGAAGGCCGCCGGATGTTTCCCGACACGGGCACGATGGTCCGATACTCGGTTTGCCTGGCGTGCGACCATATCTGGACTGCCTGCCTCGACCATTGGACTTCAGCCGACTTTCAGCGTCACATTTATAATGACGACTATGTGCTTGCCGATCCGCCCTTCACCTACGACCGCCCGGCCCGCAACGCGGCGCTGATCGACCGGATCGTCGGTCCCATGAAGGAAACGGTCGACCTCCTGGATTGGGGCGGCGGCAACGGCCTGATGGTGCGGCTTCTGGCCGAACGGGGTTTCCGGCGCGCGGCCTCCTGCGATCCCTTCTACGGCGACGGCCGGCCGGCCCCGGGACGGAGCTTCGACCTGGTGACCTGCTTCGAGGTGGTCGAGCACGTGCCCGACCAGCGGACGCTGTTCGCCGAACTGTCCCGCCTGGTCGCCCCGCGGGGAGCCCTGCTGCTGAGCACGCTGGTGCAGCCGGACGATATCCACCGGGTCGGGCTCGGCTGGTGGTACGCACGCCCCCGCAACGGACATGTCCGCCTTCACAGCCCGGCCAGCCTGGAACATTGCCTCGCGGTCGTGGGGATGGAACTGGTTTCGCTGTCGGCCGAGCTGCACGTGGCGTTCCGGACGGCGGACTCACCGTTGGTCCAGGCGCTGCTGGCGGCGGAGGTCCATGCGCCGTCGCTGCCCGGCTGAACCGCTCAGCGAAGCGACCGGGAGACCGGCACGGCCGCGTCGAGGAGTGCCCGCTCGGGCGGCAGCTCGATCACCACCTCGGTGCCGACGCCGGGCTCGCTCGACATCCGGACCGTGCCGCCGTGGCGCTCCACCAGCTGGCGCACCAGCGGAAGCCCCAGCCCGGTGCCCTGGGCCTGGCGGGCATGCCGGCTGTCCGACTGCTCGAACGGCAGGAAGACGCGCGCCAGGTCGTCCGGCGGAATCCCGATGCCGGTATCCGTCACGACGATGACCGTGCGTCCGTCGTCGGGCCGTTCCAGGGAGACCCCGATCAGCCCGTCGGGGGGCGTGAACTTGATCGCGTTGGACAGCAGGTTGTCCAGGACCTGGCGCAGCCTCAAGCGGTCCCCGAAGATGCCGATATGGCCGGATACCGGTTCCAGTTCGATCCTGACGCACGCCGCGCGCGCGGATTCCCTCAGATCGCGGATCGCCTCCGCGGCGACCGGGACCAGGTCGACCGCCTCCTCCCGGAGCTCCAGCTTGCCGGCCTCCAGCTTGGCGAGGTCCAGGATGTCGTTGATCAGCGCCAGCAGCCTCTGGCCGGCATGGTGGATGTCGCCGATATACTCGGCCTGGCGCTCGCCGAGCCGGCCGAAGATGCCGGTCATGAGGGCTTCGGAGAATCCCAGGATGGCGTTCAGCGGCGTGCGCAGCTCGTGGCTGACATTGGCGAGGAAATTGGACTTGGCCTCGCTGGAGCGCACGGCGGCGTCGCGCGCGGCCACAAGGTTGCCGGTCAGGTCCAGGAGCTGGCGGTTGGTGGCGCGCAGCGTCGTCTCCGAATGCATGTGGCGGCGCATCAGCCATCCGAGCGCAAGCAGCAGGACGACGAAGCCGACGCCGTAGCCCAGCAGCTTGACCTGGAAGGCGTTCACCTGGGACTGCATCCGCCCGATCAGCTCGTTCTGCCGTTCCACCACGGCGAGCGACATTCGCCGGTGGACGACGATGGCCTGCCGGACCCCTTCGTCGGCGACCCGGCGGAACTCGGCCGGGTCCGACGCCAGCAGCGGCAGTTCCCGGTCGATCAGGTTGACGGCGCGGCGGACGTCGGCGACGCCTTCCTC
This Skermanella mucosa DNA region includes the following protein-coding sequences:
- a CDS encoding methyl-accepting chemotaxis protein, whose protein sequence is MLTIFRRSFAVQALAQITILLVALAAVTVVGLSTMSRNLAREDLAERARLLATIASGGSGEIMWNMDDQAAIGLLGALASDDDYVYSRLTGADGSVFAEHGDVRAANADLIVESAPVVYGQGTKSKTVGTLELAVSLKGVYARIERTTGRIVLVGVIAMVCLLLALTIILRRITRPIEIMTGTMTALAEGDVHTHIPATRRRDEIGRMAAAVVTFRDNAIEKTRLEQERERLKQEAELARRKSLRDVAETFECDVRGVLSLLESTSSAMASSATVVHGTADSNSHMSGAASVAADRVSANVQTVAAAVEQLAASIREIAARSLNSHTVSMEAARRAQEAVEKVKNLVGAAGRIGDVVSLINSIAAQTNLLALNATIEAARAGEAGKGFVVVANEVKQLAAQTARATGEITQHIGAIQASTDGTAADITEVANIIDNVSRISSVIAAAVEEQNAATSEISRAVTSAAQGTQELQENVREVAGSAERNGLAAVDLMEAIQTLEQSFGSLQDRVQGFVSKLQAA
- a CDS encoding sensor histidine kinase, whose product is MDLGKIVWTVSFVLLLCSSPMLVFDLVAIQRSVETASGADIWYDGQLAGDLLRLQVAIRGLPADVTPESTDPAQIDEINLRLDNVFNRINSLPETGSSEWHTRGIRSEEGVADVRRAVNLIDRELPLLASDPAEFRRVADEGVRQAIVVHRRMSLAVVERQNELIGRMQSQVNAFQVKLLGYGVGFVVLLLALGWLMRRHMHSETTLRATNRQLLDLTGNLVAARDAAVRSSEAKSNFLANVSHELRTPLNAILGFSEALMTGIFGRLGERQAEYIGDIHHAGQRLLALINDILDLAKLEAGKLELREEAVDLVPVAAEAIRDLRESARAACVRIELEPVSGHIGIFGDRLRLRQVLDNLLSNAIKFTPPDGLIGVSLERPDDGRTVIVVTDTGIGIPPDDLARVFLPFEQSDSRHARQAQGTGLGLPLVRQLVERHGGTVRMSSEPGVGTEVVIELPPERALLDAAVPVSRSLR
- a CDS encoding 2'-5' RNA ligase family protein; the encoded protein is MTERGGPAPLILTLGMDAGSFSRLDALRRAHFPAERNFLPAHLTLFHHLPGEDPAGIAAALRDVLAGRARPPLRATGLRFLGKGVAYAFDAPGLAELRAALAARWAGCLTPQDRQPFRPHVTIQNKADPAEARALFERLEAGFEPFQVMGESLLLWRYLGGPWQRLGEFPFQD
- a CDS encoding class I SAM-dependent methyltransferase, giving the protein MFPDTGTMVRYSVCLACDHIWTACLDHWTSADFQRHIYNDDYVLADPPFTYDRPARNAALIDRIVGPMKETVDLLDWGGGNGLMVRLLAERGFRRAASCDPFYGDGRPAPGRSFDLVTCFEVVEHVPDQRTLFAELSRLVAPRGALLLSTLVQPDDIHRVGLGWWYARPRNGHVRLHSPASLEHCLAVVGMELVSLSAELHVAFRTADSPLVQALLAAEVHAPSLPG
- a CDS encoding type I restriction-modification enzyme R subunit C-terminal domain-containing protein; translated protein: MTGASPAHRISARGMPPDVLDADGGNLPAFLHPLQEEFPETLETVLDAVRQVAPFFGTFVLRPDPRNADRGGGGALGRGVRHGRDLGEEPGREAGKRAFAEFEAGRNLTANQIEFLGMVIDHLTERGTVEPGALYESQFTDLNPLGIDGVFGPERAAEVIHVLEAVRRRAAA
- a CDS encoding sulfatase-like hydrolase/transferase; the encoded protein is MPGSRTDTRPNILLIMCDQYRYPCLGGPQAGFPAELDDILGFRGEVDDSNPFAKFFPGLIRLRKNAVVLRNHTIASSACTPSRAVMFTGQYGTRTGVTQTDGMFKSGDEPDFHWLKADGIPTLGDWMRGAGYSTHYFGKWHLHHSSSSLQSYGFSNWETCYPDPHGASPNNLGVYRDYGFADEACSFLHRKGLALNYNYVASKAEDGADSPAEELTDRPWLAVVSFTNPHDIATYPTVIAMALPSDADPGTVPAPQTQSLFGPLTVPAQGDLSMPPVNGTMQVPLNPLGFPQDCATASPTQDEDLPANNKPDCHFDSAYKVGLTLSSVSAYGTLAPAGRDDGVRTEAGVDLALRFSIPFALYPDKEQASLQFLQFYGWTFSAVDPHIERVLKTLEESGQADNTIVIFTSDHGELGAAHGMMMEKWHIAYEEAVRVPMVVLMPEDRDGDGSMRQVDAVTSHADIVPTVLGLAGVSPAQREKIGRELSETHHPVPPLPGADLAPLLQGDSETVTEADGTPRQGVLFITDDEITEPLPGAEETNPSGYANYELFKAVVDSVRLGSDGKGPVPNLASGPVCQPNHVRCVRTGDSKLSRYFDPSGGKADQWELYDLVNDPTEAVNLVKVGATPPVPREDLPDWTTQDRVQETADRLRALLAELERRYLPMPANLPAA
- a CDS encoding epoxide hydrolase family protein, whose protein sequence is MPATPEPFRLHVPDDAVADLRDRLGRTRFPDQAPGEPWAFGTDVEWMRAFTAYWRDGFDWRAQESLLNGFPQYRVPLHGIDLHFLHVPGKGADAMPLLLSHGWPGSVFEFLDLIPRLTDPAAFGGDPADAFTVVAPSLPGFGLSFAPGQKRFGAEEIADCFAELMTGVLGYDRFGAQGGDWGAFVSSRIGYAHRDRVTGIHLNLMPLRRDPAMVESPTPEERRYLEELKLFLKEETGYQWIQGTRPQTLAFALTDSPAGLAAWIAEKFRAWSDCGGDVLSVIDRDRLLANIGLYWFTGAIGSSFWPYYARMHGPWPIPDGGTVDVPTGYCQFPTEILRPPRSMAERTFTDIRRWSVMERGGHFAALEQPDALAGEIRAFFRPLRG